A single region of the Vagococcus teuberi genome encodes:
- a CDS encoding aspartate carbamoyltransferase catalytic subunit, with translation MIITSERISLKHLLTAESLSDQEVMGLIKRAQQFKHGEKSQLPNQQYFVANLFFENSTRTHKSFEVAEKKMGIDVIEFDAKTSSVSKGESLYDTVLTMSAIGVHACVIRHWEEDYYNELIQSKTITTSIINGGDGSGNHPTQCLLDLLTIYEEFGHFDNLNIAICGDLTHSRVANSNMKMLKRLGANLYFCGPEEWYNKKYEAYGTYLPIDDVLDKVDVMMMLRVQHERHDEGDSFSKEEYHQQHGLTNERATKMKEKAIIMHPAPVNRDVELADELVEGYQSRITQQMTNGVFMRMAILEAILQGKS, from the coding sequence ATGATTATTACATCGGAGAGAATTAGTTTAAAACATTTACTAACTGCAGAATCATTAAGTGATCAAGAAGTGATGGGATTAATTAAACGTGCACAGCAGTTTAAACACGGAGAAAAATCTCAATTACCAAATCAACAATATTTTGTTGCTAATCTATTCTTTGAAAACAGCACAAGAACACATAAGAGTTTTGAAGTCGCAGAGAAAAAAATGGGCATCGATGTAATAGAATTTGATGCAAAAACAAGTTCAGTATCAAAAGGTGAATCGTTATATGACACTGTGTTGACGATGTCAGCAATCGGTGTGCATGCGTGTGTGATTCGTCACTGGGAAGAAGATTATTACAATGAGTTAATTCAAAGTAAAACAATCACGACATCCATCATCAACGGAGGAGACGGTAGTGGTAATCACCCAACACAGTGTCTACTTGACTTATTGACTATATATGAAGAGTTCGGACATTTTGACAATTTAAATATTGCAATCTGTGGCGATTTAACGCATTCTCGTGTGGCCAACTCAAACATGAAGATGTTAAAACGTCTGGGAGCCAATCTTTATTTCTGTGGACCAGAAGAATGGTACAACAAGAAATATGAAGCATACGGGACTTACTTACCAATAGATGACGTATTAGATAAAGTAGACGTGATGATGATGTTACGTGTGCAACATGAGCGTCACGATGAAGGGGATAGTTTTTCAAAAGAAGAGTATCACCAACAACATGGTTTAACAAATGAACGTGCAACCAAAATGAAAGAAAAAGCGATTATCATGCACCCCGCTCCGGTCAATCGTGATGTCGAGCTAGCTGATGAGTTAGTCGAAGGGTATCAATCACGCATCACGCAACAGATGACCAATGGTGTATTTATGAGAATGGCAATATTAGAAGCCATTTTACAAGGAAAATCTTAG
- a CDS encoding solute carrier family 23 protein has product MKENYRNPDVVLDIHDKPKGIKWLGLSLQHLFTMFGATVLVPILVGINPGIALFSSGLGTIVYLIVTKGKIPAYLGSSFAFIAAMQMLMKDDGYPAVALGAITTGIVYLIVSAIVKRAGSAWLDKLLPAIVVGPVVMVIGLGLAGNAANQAMYAVGAKGEQVYSVKYIAVALITMSLTIFFNMYLKGFMGLIPILLGIVCGYFIALAVGIVDVEPIRQAAWFALPDFQAPFVTYTPKFYLTAIVTMAPIAFVTMTEHIGHLMVLNKLTKRDFFKEPGLDKTLKGDGLAQIVAGLVGGPPVTSYGENIGVLAITRVHSMFVIGGAAALAMGLSFVGKLTAIIQSIPNPVIAGISFILFGVIASSGLKILIDNKIDFNLKRNLLIASVILVVGIGGLTFQVGAVAVSGMALATLFGIILNLILPEKAKSELE; this is encoded by the coding sequence ATGAAAGAAAACTATAGAAACCCAGATGTTGTATTGGACATACATGATAAGCCGAAAGGAATTAAATGGTTAGGACTTAGCTTACAACATTTATTTACGATGTTTGGTGCCACAGTACTAGTGCCAATATTAGTCGGTATTAATCCAGGAATTGCCCTATTTAGTTCAGGACTTGGAACGATTGTGTATCTTATCGTAACAAAAGGAAAAATACCAGCTTACTTAGGAAGTAGTTTTGCGTTTATCGCAGCGATGCAAATGTTAATGAAGGATGATGGTTACCCGGCAGTTGCCTTGGGAGCTATCACAACGGGGATTGTCTACTTAATTGTTTCAGCAATTGTGAAACGAGCAGGATCAGCTTGGTTAGATAAATTGCTTCCAGCGATTGTGGTTGGACCAGTTGTCATGGTAATCGGACTTGGATTAGCTGGAAATGCAGCAAATCAAGCGATGTATGCAGTAGGAGCAAAAGGCGAACAAGTTTACAGTGTGAAATACATTGCAGTTGCCTTGATTACGATGTCACTAACAATTTTCTTTAACATGTATCTTAAAGGCTTTATGGGACTTATTCCAATATTACTAGGAATTGTGTGTGGTTACTTTATCGCACTTGCAGTTGGGATTGTCGATGTTGAGCCAATTAGACAAGCAGCATGGTTTGCTTTACCTGACTTTCAAGCACCGTTTGTGACTTACACACCTAAATTTTACTTAACCGCGATTGTGACGATGGCACCTATCGCATTTGTGACGATGACAGAACACATTGGACACTTAATGGTATTAAACAAATTAACGAAACGAGATTTCTTTAAAGAGCCGGGATTAGATAAAACACTTAAGGGTGACGGATTAGCTCAAATCGTCGCTGGTTTAGTTGGCGGTCCTCCTGTTACAAGTTACGGAGAGAATATTGGCGTACTAGCGATTACTCGCGTCCATAGTATGTTTGTCATCGGTGGAGCAGCAGCTCTAGCAATGGGATTAAGTTTTGTCGGAAAATTAACCGCGATTATTCAAAGTATTCCCAACCCTGTTATTGCGGGAATTAGTTTTATCCTATTCGGAGTGATTGCTTCAAGCGGATTGAAAATCTTGATTGATAATAAAATTGATTTTAACTTAAAACGCAACTTGTTGATTGCCTCAGTTATCTTAGTAGTGGGAATCGGCGGATTAACATTCCAAGTTGGAGCAGTAGCAGTTTCTGGTATGGCTCTAGCAACATTGTTTGGAATTATACTGAACTTGATTTTACCTGAAAAAGCGAAAAGCGAATTAGAATAA
- the pyrR gene encoding bifunctional pyr operon transcriptional regulator/uracil phosphoribosyltransferase PyrR: MTEKVVVDDMTMKRALTRITYEIIERHKGIDDIVLIGIKTRGIYLANRIAERLKQLEGKDIPVGELDITLYRDDNHVNEHDTPEVHASNIPFSIEDKEVILVDDVIFTGRTIRAALDAIMDIGRPEKISLAVLVDRGHRELPIRADYVGKNIPTSKTEQIIVSVEEYDGKDEIKIKQLN; the protein is encoded by the coding sequence ATGACTGAAAAAGTAGTAGTGGATGACATGACAATGAAACGAGCATTGACACGTATTACTTATGAAATTATTGAACGACACAAAGGCATTGATGATATCGTGTTGATTGGGATCAAAACACGCGGCATTTATCTAGCTAATCGAATTGCTGAGAGATTAAAACAATTAGAAGGAAAAGACATTCCTGTTGGTGAGCTAGATATTACATTATACAGAGATGATAATCATGTCAATGAACACGACACACCTGAAGTACATGCATCAAATATTCCCTTTTCAATAGAAGATAAAGAAGTCATTTTAGTCGATGACGTTATTTTTACAGGTAGAACGATTCGTGCAGCACTAGATGCTATCATGGATATTGGTCGTCCTGAAAAGATTTCATTAGCCGTATTAGTTGATAGAGGACATAGAGAATTACCAATTCGAGCTGATTACGTTGGCAAAAATATTCCAACATCAAAAACAGAACAAATTATTGTATCTGTGGAAGAATATGATGGTAAAGATGAGATCAAAATTAAACAACTTAATTAA
- a CDS encoding RluA family pseudouridine synthase has product MTQLHYVVEDKKGRIDKVLADIYPDYSRSQIQSWLKEEAVSVNGEIVKANYKVKNQDNIDIQVPEPKELTLEAQDIPLEIVYEDDDVIVVNKPQGMVVHPSMGHPSGTLVNALLFHADSLSSINDVIRPGIVHRIDKDTSGLLMVAKNDAAHVALQDELRERKTLRKYVALVHGVIPHEKGKIDAPIGRSKDNRQKQAIISDGKEAVTHFTVLERFLDYTLIECVLETGRTHQIRVHMDYIGYPIVGDPLYGPKKTIKGNGQFLHAKTLAFTHPTTGELMTFDSELPEIFKQTLKEIENND; this is encoded by the coding sequence ATGACACAATTACATTATGTAGTAGAAGATAAAAAGGGGAGAATCGATAAAGTCTTGGCAGACATCTATCCAGACTATTCTCGTTCGCAAATCCAAAGCTGGTTAAAAGAAGAAGCAGTCAGTGTAAATGGTGAAATCGTCAAAGCAAATTATAAAGTGAAAAACCAAGATAATATTGATATTCAAGTACCTGAACCTAAAGAATTAACGTTAGAAGCACAAGATATTCCGCTTGAGATTGTATATGAAGATGACGATGTGATAGTCGTGAATAAACCTCAAGGCATGGTCGTGCATCCATCTATGGGGCATCCAAGTGGAACGCTTGTTAATGCGTTATTATTTCATGCTGACTCACTCTCAAGTATAAACGACGTGATTCGTCCAGGGATTGTACACCGTATTGATAAAGATACATCTGGGTTATTAATGGTCGCAAAAAATGATGCAGCTCATGTTGCCTTACAAGATGAACTAAGAGAAAGAAAAACATTGAGAAAATATGTGGCGTTAGTTCATGGTGTCATTCCACATGAAAAAGGAAAAATAGATGCACCGATTGGACGAAGTAAAGATAATCGTCAAAAACAAGCGATTATTTCTGATGGTAAAGAAGCCGTGACGCATTTTACTGTGTTAGAAAGATTTTTAGATTATACGTTGATTGAGTGTGTACTTGAAACAGGACGAACACATCAAATTCGTGTTCACATGGATTACATTGGCTACCCAATCGTAGGAGATCCATTATATGGACCGAAGAAAACGATAAAAGGAAACGGGCAGTTCTTACACGCTAAAACATTAGCCTTTACTCATCCGACAACAGGAGAGCTCATGACCTTTGATTCTGAGTTACCAGAAATATTTAAACAAACATTAAAGGAAATCGAAAATAATGATTGA
- a CDS encoding cation:dicarboxylate symporter family transporter — MIDVPFFSQFLKVSNFYTLIAIVLLGAAIMCLRILKDKKVSFSKRMIIALIIGLVLGIGFDAVSSKNGIYIDHARGEISVWYGLIGSGFLKLVQLLAVPVVFLSIIKVVVDVQGDRIKSLTTRTFITLLSTTAISAIVGILVVKLFNLNAISFAGDLTKQKSEFINNIAAQSFPEFFLNLIPNNITSVMGDNGSIVSVVIIAAMFATAIRFLKVKKPTEVAPFITFLDSLRVTVNSVLTNVIKLMPYGVVALVSNTIITNGVQSVISMLGFIAALYTGVIIMLLVYVVILIFMGVNPVTFYKKAFTTLLFAFSSRSSVGTLPYTLQTLEKDMGVSGETSNFVATLGTTIGMNGCAGVFPAMLGTLVAAAAGATMDFSFFVLVVVVVTVGSIGIAGVPGTATVAATVTLNGLGYGSAISSIGAVFGIDPIIDMGRTMLNVCGSMVSAVVVDKWEGTFDKDKFNTPGTTTEINEE, encoded by the coding sequence ATGATAGATGTTCCATTTTTTTCACAGTTTTTAAAAGTGAGTAATTTTTATACGTTGATTGCTATTGTATTGTTAGGTGCGGCAATCATGTGCTTAAGAATACTCAAGGACAAGAAAGTTAGTTTTTCAAAACGCATGATTATCGCTTTGATCATCGGTCTTGTATTAGGAATTGGGTTTGATGCAGTAAGTAGTAAAAATGGGATTTATATTGATCATGCTAGGGGAGAAATCTCAGTATGGTATGGGTTAATAGGATCTGGATTTTTAAAACTAGTTCAATTACTTGCCGTTCCTGTTGTATTTTTGTCTATTATTAAAGTAGTAGTGGACGTGCAAGGAGACCGGATTAAAAGTTTGACTACTAGAACGTTTATTACATTATTAAGTACTACTGCTATTTCTGCTATTGTGGGGATTTTAGTGGTTAAGTTGTTCAATCTTAATGCTATTAGTTTTGCCGGAGATTTAACTAAACAAAAATCTGAATTTATTAATAATATTGCCGCACAAAGCTTTCCAGAATTTTTCTTAAATTTAATTCCAAATAATATCACAAGTGTTATGGGAGATAACGGAAGTATTGTATCAGTCGTGATTATTGCGGCGATGTTTGCCACAGCTATTCGCTTTTTGAAGGTTAAAAAACCGACTGAAGTGGCACCGTTTATTACATTTTTAGATTCATTACGTGTGACAGTAAATTCTGTTTTAACTAATGTGATTAAGTTAATGCCATATGGTGTTGTGGCTCTTGTAAGTAACACAATCATTACAAATGGTGTGCAATCTGTTATTAGCATGTTAGGATTTATCGCCGCTCTTTATACAGGTGTTATTATTATGTTACTAGTTTATGTTGTGATCCTCATATTCATGGGTGTTAATCCAGTAACATTTTATAAAAAAGCATTTACAACGTTATTATTTGCCTTTTCATCTCGTTCAAGTGTAGGGACGCTACCTTATACCTTACAAACACTTGAAAAAGATATGGGTGTATCAGGTGAAACATCTAACTTTGTTGCCACACTTGGAACAACAATTGGGATGAACGGTTGTGCGGGTGTATTCCCTGCGATGTTAGGAACACTTGTAGCTGCTGCAGCGGGTGCGACAATGGACTTTTCATTCTTTGTCTTAGTAGTTGTTGTCGTAACAGTTGGGTCTATCGGGATTGCCGGTGTACCAGGAACGGCTACTGTTGCCGCAACGGTCACATTAAATGGATTAGGATACGGCTCAGCTATTTCTAGTATCGGTGCAGTATTTGGAATTGATCCAATAATTGATATGGGTCGTACCATGTTAAATGTATGTGGTAGTATGGTTTCAGCGGTAGTCGTAGATAAATGGGAAGGCACGTTTGATAAAGATAAATTCAACACACCAGGAACAACAACTGAAATTAATGAAGAATAA
- a CDS encoding Rid family detoxifying hydrolase: protein MSKLPKPIGPYSVFREAGDLVFVSGQIPIDIETGDIVSDTIEGQAKQVMENIKLILDEVGVDFNAIVKTTCFLQDLEHFNTFNDIYGSYFTDKTPARSAFQVAKLPKGALLEVEFIIHK from the coding sequence ATGTCAAAATTGCCAAAGCCAATTGGCCCTTATTCAGTGTTTCGTGAAGCAGGAGATTTAGTTTTTGTTTCCGGGCAAATCCCAATTGATATTGAGACAGGAGATATTGTATCAGATACAATTGAAGGTCAGGCAAAACAAGTGATGGAAAACATCAAATTGATATTAGATGAAGTTGGAGTGGACTTTAACGCGATTGTAAAAACAACTTGTTTCTTACAAGACTTAGAGCATTTCAATACATTTAATGATATTTATGGGAGTTATTTTACAGACAAAACACCTGCAAGGTCAGCTTTTCAAGTTGCAAAATTACCAAAAGGTGCCTTACTAGAAGTAGAGTTTATTATTCATAAGTAA
- a CDS encoding trans-sulfuration enzyme family protein, whose translation MNNNTTLLHGYSVIDKETGAASIPKYQTSTFHQDDVFHHTGYNYTRFGNPTITAVEECIASLECAKFGLAFSSGMAAINSVLFMLSQGDHLILGKNIYGGTYQIVTEFLTRFGVKHTFVDESDVSAWENAIQPNTKLFYLETPSNPLLTITDLKAVCHLAKKHDILTACDNTFMTPIHQQPLDLGVDIVIHSATKFINGHSDILAGLIATNDEELYSMLKKHQKALGSILSVEDAWLLLRGVKTMGLRMKQSVKNAAKIADFLSNHDEIKSVYYPGLATHPQSDIHQSQTQSGGAVLSFELSCEDKVADFFNKCQIPIVAVSLGGVESILSYPWTMSHACMPEEERIKMGVTSTLIRLSCGIEDCDDLINDLENALK comes from the coding sequence ATGAACAATAATACAACACTATTACATGGTTATTCCGTGATCGACAAAGAAACTGGAGCAGCCTCTATTCCAAAATACCAAACATCCACGTTCCATCAAGATGATGTCTTCCATCATACTGGATACAACTACACTCGGTTCGGTAACCCAACCATCACAGCTGTTGAAGAATGCATCGCATCTCTTGAGTGTGCCAAATTCGGTTTAGCCTTTTCTTCGGGTATGGCAGCTATTAATTCTGTTTTATTTATGTTATCTCAAGGAGATCACTTAATTTTAGGAAAAAACATTTATGGTGGCACTTATCAGATTGTGACGGAATTTCTGACACGTTTTGGCGTAAAACATACGTTCGTTGATGAATCCGATGTTTCGGCATGGGAAAATGCCATCCAACCAAATACCAAGTTATTTTATTTGGAGACACCATCGAACCCTTTATTAACAATTACAGACTTAAAAGCTGTTTGTCATTTGGCAAAAAAACACGACATTTTAACTGCCTGTGACAACACATTTATGACACCTATTCATCAACAACCACTCGATTTGGGTGTCGATATTGTCATTCACAGTGCCACAAAATTTATTAATGGGCATAGTGACATTTTAGCCGGACTAATTGCGACAAATGATGAAGAACTCTACTCAATGCTCAAAAAACATCAAAAAGCATTAGGAAGTATTTTAAGCGTTGAAGATGCGTGGTTACTTCTTAGAGGGGTTAAAACAATGGGGCTTCGCATGAAACAATCCGTTAAAAATGCAGCTAAAATCGCAGACTTTTTATCAAATCACGATGAAATAAAATCTGTCTATTACCCTGGACTAGCAACTCATCCTCAATCAGACATTCATCAATCACAAACACAATCTGGTGGTGCTGTTTTAAGTTTTGAGTTAAGTTGTGAAGATAAAGTCGCTGATTTCTTTAATAAATGTCAAATCCCTATTGTGGCTGTCAGTCTTGGCGGTGTTGAGTCGATTTTATCTTATCCTTGGACCATGTCACATGCCTGTATGCCTGAAGAAGAACGCATCAAAATGGGTGTTACCTCAACGTTAATTCGTCTATCTTGCGGTATTGAGGATTGTGACGATTTGATTAATGATTTAGAAAATGCACTGAAATAA
- the thrS gene encoding threonine--tRNA ligase, with product MIKITFPDGAVKEFESGSSTLDIAKSISNSLAKKALAGKLNGELIDLERPIEVDGSIEIVTPDHEDALGILRHSTAHLMANAMKRLYPNIHFGVGPAIENGFYYDTDNGEEVISEENLEAIEKEMMAIVKENNPIVRKEISRADALELFKEDPYKVELITDLPEDEVITVYEQGDFVDLCRGVHVPSTGRIQVFKLLSVAGAYWRGNSDNHMMQRVYGTAFFDKKALKEYIKMREEAKERDHRKLGKELDLFMLSPEVGSGLPFWLPKGATIRRTIERYITDKEISLGYQHVYTPIMANVEFYKTSGHWDHYHEDMFPPMDMGDGEMLVLRPMNCPHHMMVYKNDVHSYRELPIRIAELGMMHRYEKSGALSGLQRVREMTLNDGHTFVRPDQIKDEFKRTLELMVAVYEDFNITDYRFRLSYRDPENTEKYFNDDEMWEKAQTMLKEAIDELGLEYFEAEGEAAFYGPKLDVQVKTALGMEETLSTIQLDFLLPERFDLTYVGQDGENTHRPVVIHRGIVSTMERFVAYLTEVYKGAFPTWLAPVQGTIIPVNLDLHSDYAFEIKEQLNSLGLRFEVDDRNEKMGYKIRESQTQKIPYQIVVGDKELDNGEVNVRKYGSKETETVKLPLFVESVVAEVKNYSK from the coding sequence ATGATTAAGATTACTTTTCCAGATGGCGCTGTCAAAGAATTTGAGAGTGGCTCATCAACATTAGATATTGCAAAAAGCATCAGCAATTCTCTAGCAAAAAAAGCCTTAGCAGGTAAATTAAATGGCGAGTTGATTGATTTAGAGCGACCAATCGAAGTGGATGGGTCAATTGAAATCGTGACACCAGACCATGAGGACGCGTTAGGAATTTTACGTCACTCAACAGCTCACTTGATGGCAAACGCGATGAAACGTTTATACCCAAATATTCATTTTGGTGTTGGACCAGCAATTGAAAATGGGTTTTACTATGACACTGATAATGGTGAAGAGGTTATCTCTGAAGAAAACTTAGAAGCGATTGAAAAAGAGATGATGGCGATTGTAAAAGAAAATAACCCAATCGTGCGTAAAGAAATTTCTCGTGCCGATGCTTTAGAGTTGTTTAAGGAAGATCCATATAAAGTGGAATTAATTACTGACCTACCAGAAGATGAAGTGATTACTGTTTATGAGCAAGGCGACTTTGTTGACTTATGTCGCGGGGTACATGTGCCATCTACAGGACGTATTCAAGTCTTCAAATTATTATCTGTTGCTGGAGCATACTGGAGAGGGAACTCTGATAACCATATGATGCAACGTGTTTACGGAACAGCTTTCTTTGATAAAAAAGCTTTAAAAGAATACATCAAAATGCGTGAAGAAGCGAAAGAACGTGACCATAGAAAACTTGGGAAAGAATTAGACTTATTTATGTTAAGTCCTGAAGTTGGTTCTGGTTTACCATTCTGGTTACCAAAAGGTGCGACAATTCGCCGTACAATCGAACGCTATATTACTGATAAAGAAATCAGCTTAGGGTACCAACACGTTTACACACCAATTATGGCAAACGTTGAATTTTACAAAACTTCTGGTCATTGGGATCATTACCATGAAGACATGTTTCCACCAATGGACATGGGAGACGGTGAAATGTTAGTATTACGTCCAATGAACTGTCCACATCATATGATGGTTTATAAAAATGATGTTCATAGTTACCGTGAACTACCAATTCGTATCGCTGAACTTGGTATGATGCATCGTTATGAAAAATCAGGTGCGTTATCAGGTTTACAACGTGTGCGTGAAATGACATTAAATGATGGTCATACATTTGTTCGTCCAGATCAAATCAAAGATGAATTCAAACGTACATTAGAATTAATGGTTGCCGTATATGAAGATTTCAATATTACAGATTATCGTTTCCGTTTAAGTTACAGAGACCCAGAAAACACAGAAAAATACTTTAATGATGATGAAATGTGGGAAAAAGCTCAAACAATGCTGAAAGAAGCCATTGATGAATTAGGGTTAGAATACTTTGAAGCAGAAGGCGAAGCAGCATTCTATGGCCCTAAACTTGACGTGCAAGTAAAAACTGCCTTAGGAATGGAAGAAACATTATCTACTATCCAGTTAGACTTCTTATTACCTGAACGTTTTGACTTAACTTATGTTGGACAAGATGGCGAAAATACTCATCGTCCAGTCGTTATCCACCGTGGTATCGTGTCAACAATGGAACGCTTTGTTGCTTACTTAACTGAAGTGTATAAAGGCGCATTCCCAACTTGGTTAGCACCAGTGCAAGGAACAATCATCCCAGTTAACTTAGACTTACATAGTGACTATGCCTTTGAAATCAAAGAGCAATTAAATAGTTTAGGCTTACGTTTTGAAGTGGACGATCGTAATGAAAAAATGGGTTACAAGATTCGTGAATCTCAAACTCAAAAAATTCCATATCAAATTGTTGTGGGAGATAAAGAGTTAGACAACGGTGAAGTCAACGTCCGTAAATACGGAAGCAAAGAAACTGAGACAGTGAAATTACCATTATTTGTTGAATCAGTGGTTGCTGAAGTGAAAAACTACAGTAAATAA
- a CDS encoding ATP-binding cassette domain-containing protein: MELIIQDVAKKFDDKVILDEASFQFEKGKIYGLLGRNGAGKTTLFNCISKDLSIDSGTIQLKEDMTEHDFSDLEVGLVHATPTVPDFMTGYEFIKFFIDMNKEKMLNIRTPDEYLAKVGIKKEDRHRLLKDYSHGMKNKVQMIATMMVQPPVLLLDEPLTSFDVVAAHEMKELILSIKKDSVVIFSTHILQLAQDLCDEIVVLHNGKLTGFDPSKIHTNSFEADIVALLSDEVSEKQEVVAEVLGESNDE; encoded by the coding sequence GTGGAGTTAATCATACAAGACGTAGCGAAAAAGTTTGATGATAAAGTAATTTTAGATGAAGCGAGTTTTCAATTTGAAAAAGGCAAAATATATGGATTATTAGGTCGAAATGGAGCGGGTAAAACGACACTTTTTAATTGTATATCAAAAGATTTATCCATTGACTCAGGGACGATTCAGTTGAAAGAGGACATGACAGAGCATGATTTTTCTGATCTAGAAGTTGGGTTAGTTCATGCGACTCCAACAGTGCCAGATTTTATGACAGGTTATGAATTTATCAAATTTTTTATCGATATGAATAAGGAAAAAATGTTAAACATTCGAACGCCAGATGAGTACTTGGCAAAAGTCGGCATTAAAAAAGAGGATCGTCATCGTTTATTAAAAGACTATTCACATGGTATGAAAAATAAAGTACAAATGATTGCAACCATGATGGTGCAACCACCTGTCTTGTTACTTGATGAACCATTGACGAGTTTCGATGTGGTTGCAGCTCATGAAATGAAAGAATTGATTTTATCTATAAAAAAAGACTCTGTTGTGATTTTCTCGACTCATATTTTACAGTTAGCTCAAGACTTATGTGATGAGATTGTGGTATTACATAACGGGAAACTAACAGGATTTGATCCTAGTAAAATTCATACAAACAGTTTTGAAGCAGACATTGTTGCTTTATTATCTGATGAGGTCAGTGAAAAGCAAGAAGTAGTAGCTGAAGTATTAGGTGAGTCTAATGATGAATAA
- the proC gene encoding pyrroline-5-carboxylate reductase has protein sequence MKIGIFGAGHMGSAMIKGWVQSNEIKPEDILVKGGRSNTAAKLQKTIPFKLTDSVADFNQVDIIFLAVKTPIILPVIHELKNFLKSSIPIVSVSAGVPVSEMQVALGEEYPVAQAIPNTPVQINQGITGIVYTDSITDAQKEMIHQSLAILGMVKEITADNINIFGTLAGCGPAFVDVFMEALGDAAVLHGMNRELAYEVVANMVSGAANLLSESKKHPGELKDGVTSPGGTTIKGVVALEKNGFRYATISSIDSIMDSYK, from the coding sequence ATGAAAATAGGTATTTTCGGTGCTGGTCATATGGGTAGTGCCATGATAAAAGGATGGGTTCAATCAAACGAAATTAAACCAGAGGATATTTTAGTTAAGGGTGGTCGTAGTAATACGGCAGCAAAGTTACAAAAAACGATTCCCTTTAAATTAACAGATAGTGTAGCTGACTTTAATCAGGTAGATATTATTTTTTTAGCCGTTAAGACACCTATTATTTTGCCGGTGATTCATGAGTTAAAAAACTTTTTAAAATCGAGTATTCCTATTGTGTCAGTATCTGCAGGCGTGCCTGTTTCTGAGATGCAAGTCGCTTTGGGTGAAGAATATCCTGTGGCTCAGGCCATTCCGAATACACCTGTACAAATCAATCAAGGCATCACGGGTATTGTTTATACTGACTCAATCACTGACGCCCAAAAAGAGATGATTCATCAATCACTTGCTATTTTAGGTATGGTGAAAGAAATTACCGCAGATAACATCAATATTTTTGGTACATTAGCTGGGTGTGGGCCTGCATTTGTTGATGTCTTCATGGAAGCTCTAGGAGATGCAGCTGTTCTTCATGGCATGAATCGCGAACTGGCCTATGAGGTGGTTGCTAACATGGTGAGCGGTGCTGCTAATCTCTTATCAGAGTCTAAAAAACATCCTGGCGAGTTAAAGGATGGGGTTACTTCTCCGGGAGGTACTACAATAAAAGGAGTGGTCGCATTAGAAAAAAACGGCTTTAGATATGCGACTATCTCAAGTATTGATAGTATTATGGATTCATATAAATAA